Proteins encoded within one genomic window of Bradyrhizobium sp. CB1717:
- a CDS encoding citrate synthase/methylcitrate synthase → MNIHLTKSQIGLDGVPAAETVLSHVDGERGELIIAGEHVGRLAAKSSFEGVTARLWNGASKTSLSEANVRASLGAARERAFARLDELLPATRGMGIVDGFRAAVAGLRAEHGLEHEATIVGAFPVIAGALVRRAKGLDPVAPDPNVSHAADTLRMLHGRSPAAREVTALDAYLVTASDHGMNASTFTARVVASTQADLFAAVTAGYCALTGPLHGGAPEPVLEMLDAIGSRERIQPWVDAALARGERMMGFGHRVYRVRDPRADVLKTAVEALASNGTDLPFAGEVEAYIRSALRKKNPDRPLETNVEFFTAILLDALAIPRQAFTPIFAVARSAGWTAHAREQQRTGRLIRPSSSYVGAMPEA, encoded by the coding sequence ATGAACATCCACCTCACCAAAAGCCAGATCGGGCTGGACGGCGTTCCCGCGGCCGAAACCGTGCTGAGCCATGTCGACGGCGAGCGCGGCGAACTGATCATCGCCGGCGAGCATGTCGGCCGCCTCGCCGCCAAATCGAGTTTTGAGGGCGTCACCGCCCGGCTCTGGAACGGCGCCAGCAAGACCAGCCTGAGTGAAGCCAATGTGCGGGCGAGCCTGGGCGCCGCACGCGAGCGCGCCTTCGCGCGGCTGGACGAGTTGCTACCGGCGACGCGCGGCATGGGCATCGTCGACGGATTTCGCGCGGCGGTCGCGGGCCTTCGCGCCGAGCACGGGCTCGAGCATGAGGCGACCATCGTCGGCGCGTTTCCGGTGATCGCAGGCGCGCTGGTCCGGCGCGCCAAGGGGCTCGACCCGGTCGCGCCCGATCCGAATGTGAGCCATGCCGCCGATACGCTGCGCATGCTGCATGGGCGCTCGCCCGCAGCACGCGAGGTCACCGCGCTCGATGCCTATCTCGTCACCGCCAGCGACCACGGCATGAACGCCTCGACCTTCACCGCGCGCGTGGTGGCCTCGACGCAAGCCGACCTGTTTGCCGCGGTGACCGCGGGTTATTGCGCGCTCACGGGTCCGCTGCATGGCGGCGCGCCGGAGCCGGTGCTGGAAATGCTGGACGCAATCGGCTCGCGCGAGCGCATCCAGCCCTGGGTGGATGCGGCGCTGGCGCGTGGCGAGCGCATGATGGGCTTTGGTCACCGCGTCTACCGCGTGCGCGACCCGCGCGCCGACGTGCTCAAGACCGCGGTCGAGGCGCTGGCCTCCAACGGCACCGATCTGCCGTTCGCCGGCGAGGTCGAGGCCTATATCCGCAGCGCGCTGCGCAAGAAGAATCCGGACCGGCCGCTGGAGACGAATGTCGAGTTCTTCACCGCGATCCTGCTCGATGCGCTGGCGATCCCGCGGCAGGCGTTCACGCCGATCTTCGCGGTGGCCCGCAGCGCCGGCTGGACCGCGCATGCGCGCGAGCAGCAGCGCACCGGGCGGTTGATCCGGCCGAGCTCGTCCTATGTGGGGGCGATGCCGGAGGCGTAG
- a CDS encoding shikimate kinase has translation MSDAALPIPASPEADILSALGARSIVLVGMMGVGKSTIGRRMAIRLKLPFVDADTEIEAAAGMTIPEIFERHGEQHFRDGEARVIARLLEGGPVVLATGGGAFMREETRTRIAAKAISIWLRADHDVIMRRVRRRADRPLLQTADPEGTVTRLLTEREPIYGKADLTIASRDVPHDKIVEECIETLHAHLCGEQSAPPPADVASAAR, from the coding sequence ATGTCCGACGCCGCGTTGCCGATTCCCGCTTCGCCCGAGGCCGACATCCTGTCGGCCCTGGGTGCGCGCTCGATCGTGCTGGTCGGCATGATGGGCGTGGGCAAATCCACCATCGGCCGCCGCATGGCTATCAGGCTCAAGCTGCCCTTCGTCGACGCCGACACCGAGATCGAGGCGGCGGCCGGCATGACCATACCGGAGATTTTCGAGCGCCACGGCGAGCAGCACTTTCGCGATGGCGAGGCCCGCGTGATTGCCCGTCTCCTCGAGGGCGGTCCGGTGGTGCTGGCGACCGGGGGCGGCGCCTTCATGCGCGAGGAGACGCGGACCCGTATCGCGGCCAAGGCGATCTCGATCTGGCTCAGGGCGGACCACGACGTCATCATGCGCCGCGTCCGCCGCCGCGCCGATCGCCCGCTGCTCCAGACCGCCGACCCCGAGGGAACCGTGACGCGCCTGCTCACCGAGCGCGAGCCGATCTACGGCAAGGCCGACCTCACCATCGCCTCGCGCGACGTGCCGCACGACAAGATCGTCGAGGAGTGCATCGAGACGCTGCACGCCCATCTCTGCGGCGAACAGTCCGCCCCTCCACCTGCCGATGTTGCGAGTGCCGCACGATGA
- a CDS encoding HlyC/CorC family transporter — MDWLGFTIVVLCLLVSAFFAASETALTGASRASMLRLSKQGHHEADVVSQLLDMRERLIGALLLGNNIANIGASALATGIFTSWFGDVGVLYATGVMTALVVIFAEVLPKTIAINAPDRVALAVARPMRLTMYVLGPLLTVVEVIVRLLMRLFGLAGEHQAILSPTERLRGAVDLLHHEGKVEKQDRDMLGGLLDLRELQVSDVMIHRTEMMMINADMPPDDLVREVLATEYTRIPLWREKPENIIGVLHAKDLLRAIRAADGDTSRIDVSTIALPPWFVPEMRPLAEQLKAFRRRKTHFALVVDEYGEVEGLVTLEDILEEIVGDISDEHDVVVAGVRAQPDGSVVVDGSVPIRDLNRAMDWHLPDEEATTVAGLVIHEARSIPDRGQSFTFHGFRFRVLRRERNRITALRISPVPREAEMEEPRPRRAGTSF; from the coding sequence ATGGACTGGCTCGGATTCACCATCGTCGTCCTCTGCCTGCTGGTCTCGGCGTTCTTCGCCGCCAGCGAGACCGCGCTGACCGGCGCCTCGCGCGCCAGCATGCTGAGGCTGTCGAAACAAGGTCATCACGAGGCCGATGTCGTCTCCCAGCTGCTCGACATGCGCGAGCGGCTGATCGGCGCGCTGCTGCTCGGTAACAACATTGCCAATATCGGGGCGTCCGCGCTCGCCACCGGCATCTTCACGTCCTGGTTCGGCGATGTCGGCGTGCTCTATGCGACCGGCGTGATGACCGCGCTGGTCGTGATCTTCGCGGAAGTCCTGCCAAAAACCATCGCCATCAACGCGCCCGACCGCGTCGCGCTCGCCGTGGCGCGGCCGATGCGGCTGACGATGTATGTGCTCGGGCCGTTGTTGACGGTGGTCGAAGTCATCGTGCGCCTGCTGATGCGCCTGTTCGGCCTTGCCGGCGAGCATCAGGCGATCCTGTCGCCGACCGAGCGCCTGCGCGGCGCGGTCGACCTCCTGCACCACGAGGGCAAGGTCGAGAAGCAGGACCGCGACATGCTCGGCGGCCTGCTCGATCTGCGCGAGCTCCAGGTCTCCGACGTCATGATCCATCGCACCGAGATGATGATGATCAACGCCGACATGCCGCCTGACGATCTGGTGCGCGAGGTGCTGGCGACCGAGTACACCCGCATTCCGCTCTGGCGCGAGAAGCCGGAAAACATCATCGGCGTGCTTCACGCCAAGGACCTGTTGCGCGCGATCCGCGCCGCCGACGGCGACACCTCGCGCATCGACGTCTCCACCATCGCGCTGCCGCCCTGGTTCGTGCCGGAGATGCGGCCGCTCGCCGAGCAGCTCAAGGCGTTCCGCCGCCGCAAGACCCATTTCGCGCTCGTCGTCGACGAGTACGGCGAAGTTGAAGGTCTCGTGACGCTGGAAGACATTTTGGAAGAAATCGTCGGCGACATCTCCGACGAGCACGACGTCGTGGTCGCCGGCGTGCGCGCCCAGCCGGACGGCTCGGTCGTGGTCGACGGCTCGGTGCCGATCCGCGATCTCAACCGCGCCATGGACTGGCACCTGCCCGATGAGGAGGCAACCACGGTCGCCGGCCTCGTCATCCACGAGGCGCGCTCGATCCCCGACCGCGGCCAGAGTTTTACGTTCCACGGCTTCCGCTTCCGCGTCCTTCGCCGCGAACGCAACCGTATCACCGCGCTCCGTATTTCACCGGTGCCGCGCGAGGCGGAGATGGAAGAACCCAGGCCGAGAAGGGCCGGAACGTCGTTTTAG
- a CDS encoding nuclear transport factor 2 family protein, whose product MKGREMTTDNIDFDHLLRSNLERVFNERDDDKRRTAIAELFVEEPVMYEPTDIVQGRAEISRVAANLLKQFGPTFRFIPNGVAVGHHGLAHLAWHAGPEDGPVAVTGADVAEIEGGKIARLWVLLNVQKSK is encoded by the coding sequence ATGAAAGGCCGCGAGATGACGACCGACAATATCGATTTCGACCATCTGCTGCGCTCAAATCTGGAGCGCGTCTTCAACGAGCGGGACGACGACAAACGTCGAACCGCCATCGCCGAACTGTTCGTTGAGGAGCCCGTCATGTACGAGCCGACGGATATCGTTCAGGGACGGGCAGAAATTTCGCGCGTTGCCGCAAACCTTTTGAAGCAGTTCGGGCCGACGTTCCGTTTTATCCCGAACGGCGTCGCTGTCGGGCATCATGGCCTGGCGCATCTAGCTTGGCACGCAGGGCCCGAGGACGGGCCGGTCGCGGTGACGGGGGCGGATGTGGCCGAAATTGAAGGCGGCAAGATCGCGCGGCTATGGGTGCTACTCAATGTGCAGAAGAGCAAATAG
- a CDS encoding BolA family protein, whose amino-acid sequence MAMRDTISNKLQEAFTPESLQVVDESHLHEGHAGHRPSGETHFRVYIVSDAFKGKTRIERHRMINSALAAELSGSVHALAIHAQAPGEN is encoded by the coding sequence ATGGCTATGCGCGACACTATCAGCAACAAGTTGCAGGAAGCTTTCACCCCGGAAAGCCTGCAAGTCGTCGACGAGTCACATTTGCATGAGGGTCACGCCGGCCATCGGCCGAGCGGCGAGACGCACTTTCGCGTTTATATCGTGTCTGACGCCTTCAAAGGGAAGACCCGGATCGAGCGCCATCGCATGATAAATTCGGCGCTGGCCGCGGAACTTTCCGGCAGCGTGCACGCGCTGGCGATCCACGCACAGGCGCCGGGGGAAAATTAG
- a CDS encoding SDR family oxidoreductase yields the protein MTDSAPQTLKYRNVVIFGGTSGIGLAAAQQAKAAGAKVIVIGYDPVGAERVAAENGFAGWRAADVTKPETIAAALADIPQVDHLVLLAGSFVAGKVLEADVAYLRRAFDERIWAAVHVLRSLGDRLAADGSVTFISGALADRPNAYGTSVLAAASAAMEAFARGLALELAPRRVNTLSPGTIDTPLLARTLGEGRNGYVAALNEKLPLHRVGTAQEAGNAVVFLMSNEFMNGETLHVDGGARLV from the coding sequence GTGACCGACTCTGCTCCCCAGACCCTCAAATATCGCAACGTCGTCATCTTCGGCGGCACATCCGGCATCGGTCTGGCTGCCGCGCAGCAGGCCAAAGCGGCGGGCGCCAAGGTTATCGTTATTGGTTACGACCCCGTCGGAGCCGAGCGAGTTGCCGCAGAGAACGGATTCGCCGGCTGGCGGGCTGCGGATGTGACCAAGCCTGAGACCATTGCCGCAGCCCTTGCCGACATCCCGCAAGTCGACCATCTCGTTCTGCTTGCGGGCAGCTTCGTCGCAGGCAAAGTGTTGGAGGCAGATGTCGCCTACCTGCGCCGCGCCTTCGATGAGCGAATTTGGGCGGCCGTGCATGTGTTGCGAAGCCTTGGCGACCGGCTCGCTGCCGACGGGTCCGTCACGTTCATTTCCGGGGCCTTGGCCGATCGACCCAACGCATATGGCACGTCCGTGCTCGCGGCCGCCTCCGCTGCGATGGAGGCCTTCGCCCGCGGCCTTGCTCTGGAGCTGGCACCACGCCGCGTGAATACCCTGTCGCCTGGGACGATCGACACCCCGCTCCTCGCACGTACGCTTGGCGAGGGCCGTAATGGCTACGTGGCGGCGCTGAATGAAAAGCTTCCGCTGCACCGTGTTGGCACTGCGCAGGAAGCCGGGAATGCCGTGGTCTTCCTGATGAGCAACGAATTCATGAACGGCGAGACGCTGCATGTCGATGGCGGTGCGCGTCTGGTCTGA
- a CDS encoding citrate synthase family protein, producing MKNSGELYLSAREAAAELAISPATLYAYVSRGLIRSEPTPDSRKNRYRAEDVRALKERRVPSPEPRGLRSFDADLPVMDTEISTITEDGAIYRGVNCVDLAENDTLEHTATLLWDVSGVDPFAPDNQPVMSDEMRAITEAARRAAPIDRAIAVLALASSADPRAFTRAHDGRAMVGARIVRLLVATMLNAETSAEPLHQQIARAWAPDNRHAPDLIRRALVLLAEHELNASTFTARCAASTGLNLYDSVIAGLAALKGPKHGGAGVLASQLVKTLVDRDVEPMVRERVALGERFPGFGHGVYKRGDRRAQSLLNALSRAGAPRKFTREVPERIAEATGELVNIDYALAVLVHALRLPGGSELALFAMARSVGWIAHASEQLQFGKLIRPRARYVGPAPGRRAGATPLKG from the coding sequence ATGAAAAATTCTGGCGAGCTCTACCTCTCCGCCCGGGAAGCCGCCGCCGAGCTCGCGATCTCGCCGGCCACGCTCTACGCCTATGTCAGCCGCGGCCTGATCCGCTCCGAGCCGACGCCGGACTCGCGGAAAAACCGCTACCGCGCCGAGGACGTCCGCGCTCTGAAAGAGCGCCGGGTGCCCTCGCCGGAGCCGCGCGGCCTGCGCAGTTTTGATGCCGACCTGCCGGTGATGGACACCGAGATTTCGACCATCACCGAGGACGGCGCGATCTATCGCGGTGTGAACTGCGTCGATCTCGCCGAGAACGACACGCTGGAGCACACCGCGACGCTGCTCTGGGACGTCTCAGGCGTCGATCCGTTCGCGCCGGACAATCAGCCCGTGATGTCCGATGAGATGCGCGCGATCACGGAAGCCGCGCGCCGCGCCGCGCCGATCGATCGCGCCATCGCTGTGCTGGCGCTCGCATCTAGCGCCGATCCCCGCGCCTTCACCCGCGCGCATGATGGACGGGCGATGGTCGGTGCGCGCATTGTCCGCCTCCTGGTCGCGACCATGCTCAATGCGGAGACGTCTGCCGAGCCGTTGCACCAGCAGATCGCCAGAGCCTGGGCGCCCGACAACAGGCATGCGCCCGATCTCATCCGCCGCGCGCTGGTTCTGCTCGCGGAGCATGAATTGAACGCGTCCACCTTCACCGCGCGCTGCGCGGCCTCGACCGGCCTCAATCTTTATGATTCCGTCATCGCCGGTCTCGCCGCACTGAAGGGGCCGAAGCATGGCGGTGCCGGCGTGCTCGCATCGCAGCTCGTCAAGACACTGGTGGATCGCGACGTCGAGCCCATGGTCCGCGAACGCGTCGCGCTCGGCGAACGCTTTCCGGGCTTCGGCCACGGCGTCTACAAGCGCGGCGACCGGCGCGCGCAGTCGCTGCTCAATGCGCTCTCTCGCGCCGGCGCACCGCGAAAATTCACGCGCGAAGTGCCTGAAAGGATCGCGGAGGCGACCGGCGAACTCGTCAACATCGACTACGCGCTTGCGGTGCTCGTGCACGCGCTACGCCTGCCTGGAGGCAGCGAGCTTGCGCTGTTCGCAATGGCCCGCAGCGTCGGCTGGATTGCGCATGCCAGCGAGCAGTTGCAGTTCGGGAAGTTGATTAGGCCAAGGGCGCGCTATGTGGGACCTGCGCCGGGGCGGAGGGCGGGCGCTACGCCGCTGAAGGGCTAA
- the xerD gene encoding site-specific tyrosine recombinase XerD, with amino-acid sequence MRAKPSDSKLTGLFLDMLAAEQGAGPNTLDAYRRDLTDFSEFLGRVGHSFADAETQVLRDYLADLDTRGFKSTSVARRLSAMRHLYRFLLNERIRTDDPAAILSGPKRGRGLPKVLSIADVDRMLSRAKELSEAEDASPSKRLRALRLYCLLEVLYATGLRVSELVALPRSAAKRDARMIVVRGKGNKERLVPLNDASRQAMADYLAATEAAKTEKKKDSLAASKWLFPSFGESGHLTRQHFARDLKELAVASGLQARLVSPHVLRHAFASHLLHNGADLRIVQTLLGHTDISTTQIYTHVVEERLKSLVRDLHPLAEK; translated from the coding sequence ATGCGTGCAAAGCCCTCCGATAGCAAGCTCACCGGCCTGTTCCTCGACATGCTCGCGGCGGAACAGGGCGCCGGCCCCAACACGCTCGATGCCTACCGCCGCGATCTCACCGATTTCTCGGAATTTCTAGGCCGTGTCGGCCATAGTTTCGCGGACGCGGAGACGCAAGTCCTGCGCGACTACCTTGCTGACCTCGACACCCGCGGCTTCAAATCCACCAGCGTCGCGCGCCGGCTGTCGGCGATGCGGCATCTCTATCGCTTCCTGTTGAACGAGCGCATCCGCACTGACGATCCCGCGGCGATCCTATCCGGCCCGAAGCGCGGCCGCGGCCTGCCAAAGGTGCTGTCGATCGCGGATGTCGACCGCATGCTCAGCCGCGCCAAGGAATTGAGTGAGGCGGAAGATGCCTCACCGTCGAAGCGGCTGCGGGCGTTGCGGCTCTATTGCCTGCTCGAAGTACTCTATGCCACGGGGCTGCGCGTCTCCGAGCTGGTGGCGCTGCCGCGCTCGGCGGCCAAGCGCGATGCCCGCATGATCGTGGTGCGCGGCAAGGGCAACAAGGAGCGCCTTGTGCCGCTCAACGACGCCTCGCGGCAGGCGATGGCGGATTATCTCGCGGCGACGGAGGCCGCGAAGACGGAAAAGAAGAAGGACAGCCTCGCCGCCTCGAAATGGCTGTTTCCCTCCTTCGGCGAGAGCGGGCATCTGACGCGGCAGCACTTTGCCCGCGACCTCAAGGAGCTCGCGGTTGCCTCCGGCCTGCAGGCCCGGCTGGTCTCCCCGCACGTGCTGCGCCATGCCTTCGCCAGCCACCTGCTGCACAACGGCGCCGACTTGCGCATCGTGCAGACCCTGCTCGGTCATACCGATATCTCAACCACCCAGATCTACACCCATGTGGTCGAGGAGCGGCTCAAGAGCCTGGTGCGCGACCTGCATCCGCTGGCGGAGAAGTAG
- a CDS encoding DnaJ domain-containing protein — translation MPIDSSKFFDSIRVKPRGKQQEVKPRDTVVNCEWAGCANKGAHRAPKGRENQREYWHFCLDHVREYNQNYNFFSGMNADAVARYQKDALTGHRPTWKMGANGGKKGAEAEIDMASDPFSMFSEINGPANWRKGPDAQPKAETRKVMNAERKALQVMGLGPDATLADVKSKYKALVKQHHPDANGGDRSTEDRLIEIIKAYNYLKTVVREA, via the coding sequence ATGCCGATCGATTCATCAAAGTTCTTCGACTCCATCCGCGTGAAGCCGCGAGGCAAGCAGCAGGAAGTGAAGCCGCGCGACACCGTGGTCAACTGCGAGTGGGCGGGCTGCGCCAACAAGGGCGCGCACCGCGCGCCGAAGGGCCGCGAGAACCAGCGCGAGTACTGGCACTTCTGCCTCGACCATGTGCGCGAGTACAACCAGAACTACAATTTCTTCTCCGGCATGAATGCCGACGCCGTCGCGCGCTACCAGAAGGACGCGCTGACCGGCCATCGCCCGACCTGGAAGATGGGCGCCAATGGCGGCAAGAAGGGTGCGGAAGCCGAGATCGATATGGCGTCCGATCCGTTCAGCATGTTCAGCGAGATCAACGGCCCCGCCAACTGGCGCAAGGGCCCGGACGCCCAGCCCAAGGCCGAGACGCGCAAGGTGATGAACGCCGAGCGCAAGGCTCTCCAGGTCATGGGCCTCGGTCCCGACGCCACGCTCGCCGACGTCAAGAGCAAGTACAAGGCGCTGGTCAAGCAGCACCACCCCGACGCCAATGGCGGCGACCGCTCCACCGAGGATCGCCTGATCGAGATCATCAAGGCGTACAATTATCTGAAGACGGTGGTGCGGGAGGCGTAG
- the aroB gene encoding 3-dehydroquinate synthase: MTAPLKLSDPVNVDVALGDRAYDIVIGRGVLSSLGERIAALRPGLRTAIVTDRTVAKYWLEPTEASLAASGIPTSRIVVEEGEISKTYAGLEKVSEALIAAKIERNDLVIALGGGVVGDLAGFAAAILRRGVDFVQVPTSLLAQVDSSVGGKTGINSPQGKNLLGAFHQPVLVIADTAVLDTLSPRQFRAGYAEVAKYGVLGDEAFFTWLEKNHSDIFKGGSAREHAIATSCRAKAGVVSRDERETGERALLNLGHTFGHALEAATGFSDRLFHGEGVAIGMTLAAQFSAKLGMIGEAAAARVERHLIEAGLPTRLQDIAGFAQEGLADADALMALMAQDKKVKRGKLTFILLEAVGRAVIAKDVEPAPVRDFLKEKLAQKA; the protein is encoded by the coding sequence ATGACTGCGCCGTTGAAACTTTCCGATCCGGTCAACGTCGACGTCGCGCTCGGCGATCGCGCCTATGACATCGTCATCGGCCGCGGCGTGCTGTCGTCGCTCGGCGAACGGATCGCGGCTTTGCGGCCGGGCTTGCGCACGGCGATCGTGACCGACCGCACCGTCGCGAAATACTGGCTTGAACCCACTGAGGCCTCGCTCGCAGCGAGCGGCATCCCGACCTCACGCATCGTGGTCGAGGAAGGCGAGATTTCGAAAACCTATGCCGGCCTCGAAAAGGTCAGCGAGGCCCTGATCGCCGCGAAGATCGAGCGCAACGATCTCGTCATCGCGCTCGGCGGCGGCGTGGTCGGCGATCTCGCCGGCTTTGCCGCGGCGATCCTGCGCCGCGGCGTCGATTTCGTGCAGGTGCCGACCTCGCTGCTGGCGCAGGTCGATTCCAGCGTCGGCGGCAAGACCGGCATCAACTCGCCGCAGGGCAAGAACCTGCTCGGCGCCTTCCACCAGCCGGTGCTTGTGATCGCCGACACCGCCGTGCTCGACACGCTGTCGCCGCGCCAGTTCCGCGCCGGCTATGCCGAGGTCGCCAAATACGGCGTGCTCGGCGACGAGGCCTTCTTCACCTGGCTGGAGAAGAACCATTCCGACATCTTCAAGGGTGGCTCGGCGCGCGAGCATGCGATCGCGACCTCCTGCCGCGCCAAAGCGGGCGTCGTCTCGCGTGACGAGCGGGAGACCGGCGAGCGCGCGCTGCTCAATCTCGGCCACACCTTCGGTCACGCGCTGGAAGCTGCGACGGGTTTCTCCGATCGCCTGTTCCATGGCGAGGGCGTCGCCATCGGCATGACGCTCGCGGCGCAGTTCTCGGCGAAGCTCGGCATGATCGGCGAGGCGGCCGCAGCGCGCGTCGAGCGCCATCTCATTGAGGCGGGCCTGCCGACGCGCTTGCAGGACATCGCCGGCTTTGCCCAGGAAGGGCTCGCCGACGCCGACGCGCTGATGGCGCTGATGGCGCAGGACAAGAAGGTCAAGCGCGGCAAGCTCACCTTCATCCTGCTCGAGGCTGTCGGCCGCGCGGTGATCGCGAAGGACGTCGAGCCGGCGCCGGTGCGCGACTTCCTGAAAGAGAAGCTGGCGCAAAAGGCCTGA
- a CDS encoding DedA family protein has protein sequence MTSFLDPLIAFVSAHAWLAYLTLFLAALLEAVPVVGSVIPGSTIILALSALVPGGELKLPWVLLAAALGAMLGDGSAYWIGHRRQREILNAWPLTNYPRVVAESETFFHRFGTWAVFFARFVPPIRAFVPVTAGALGMAPARFYAVNIPAILVWAPAHVLPGVLAVTALHEYAGLHHHGHVGKHIWMLTVVAVAIVGGVAVWIYRRRNGGVAAAKPRG, from the coding sequence GTGACGTCCTTTCTCGACCCCCTCATTGCCTTCGTCTCGGCCCATGCGTGGCTGGCCTATCTGACCCTGTTCCTGGCGGCCCTTCTGGAGGCCGTGCCGGTGGTGGGATCGGTGATCCCCGGCTCGACCATCATCCTGGCGCTGAGCGCCCTTGTTCCGGGCGGCGAACTGAAGTTGCCATGGGTGCTGCTCGCGGCCGCCCTCGGCGCCATGCTCGGCGACGGCTCGGCCTATTGGATCGGGCACCGGCGGCAGCGCGAGATCCTCAACGCCTGGCCGCTGACCAACTATCCCCGCGTGGTCGCCGAGAGCGAGACCTTCTTCCACCGCTTCGGCACCTGGGCGGTGTTCTTCGCCCGCTTCGTGCCGCCGATCCGGGCCTTCGTGCCTGTTACCGCCGGCGCGCTGGGAATGGCGCCGGCGAGATTCTATGCGGTGAACATCCCGGCGATCCTGGTCTGGGCCCCCGCCCATGTGCTGCCGGGTGTGCTGGCGGTGACGGCGCTGCACGAATATGCCGGGCTGCACCACCATGGGCACGTCGGCAAGCATATCTGGATGCTGACGGTGGTGGCCGTGGCGATCGTGGGGGGCGTGGCGGTCTGGATCTATCGCCGGCGGAACGGTGGTGTCGCGGCGGCAAAGCCGCGGGGCTAG
- a CDS encoding histidine kinase yields MPSLFRFLTVVAVIAGIVYGVIFALANFVNPKPRDMTVTIPPDKFLKK; encoded by the coding sequence ATGCCCAGCCTGTTCCGCTTCCTGACGGTCGTCGCCGTGATCGCCGGCATCGTCTATGGCGTGATCTTCGCGCTGGCGAACTTCGTCAACCCGAAGCCGCGGGACATGACGGTGACGATCCCGCCGGATAAGTTTCTCAAGAAATAG
- a CDS encoding LysR family transcriptional regulator: MAQIALDRLTGLIAFARSGSLGSYSAAARALGVSPSAISKSVQRLEQHLGLRLFSRTTRSLTLTPEGRDLHERTLRLLREADAIEQAAVAARSEPAGTLRIAAPLPIGVNILSPALPRFRQRYPKLMIELRIGDRYVDLIEEGIDVAIRVGDLADSRLISRQLAPHRICAFASPDYLARRGTPIHPDELVNHDCVNFRFQSSGQTFRWPFLIGDRLVEIMPDAAIIADVSEAVATVIASGGGIGVTPTFVAAPYVRRNELVPVLQDFVVPRTSITALWPESRRGNPNVKAFVAFLGEVFPPDPPWDDVFTKTPRSGTPKGPKP; this comes from the coding sequence ATGGCACAAATCGCCCTCGATCGACTGACCGGCCTCATCGCGTTTGCCCGCTCCGGCTCCCTTGGCAGCTATTCAGCCGCCGCGCGTGCACTTGGTGTCTCGCCATCTGCGATCAGCAAGAGCGTGCAACGGCTGGAGCAGCACCTCGGCCTGCGCCTGTTCAGCCGTACGACGCGCTCGCTCACTCTGACGCCGGAGGGGCGGGACCTGCACGAGCGGACGCTGCGGCTTTTGCGCGAGGCGGACGCGATCGAGCAAGCGGCGGTGGCGGCGCGTTCCGAACCTGCGGGCACACTGAGGATCGCCGCGCCGCTACCTATCGGCGTGAACATTCTCTCGCCGGCCCTGCCACGCTTTCGACAGCGCTATCCAAAGCTCATGATCGAGTTGCGGATCGGCGACCGCTACGTTGATCTGATCGAAGAGGGCATCGATGTCGCGATCCGCGTCGGCGATCTCGCGGATTCCAGACTGATCTCACGTCAACTCGCGCCGCACCGCATCTGCGCCTTCGCTTCCCCCGACTATCTGGCCCGGCGCGGCACGCCGATCCATCCCGACGAACTGGTCAACCATGACTGTGTGAACTTTCGCTTCCAGAGTTCGGGCCAGACATTTCGCTGGCCCTTCCTCATCGGCGACCGCCTGGTCGAGATCATGCCCGACGCGGCCATCATCGCCGATGTTAGCGAGGCTGTGGCCACCGTCATTGCGTCGGGCGGTGGCATCGGTGTTACGCCGACTTTCGTCGCAGCTCCTTATGTCAGACGCAACGAACTCGTACCCGTCCTGCAAGATTTCGTCGTCCCTAGAACCAGCATCACCGCGTTATGGCCGGAAAGCCGTCGAGGCAATCCAAACGTGAAGGCCTTCGTCGCGTTCCTGGGTGAGGTTTTTCCGCCGGATCCGCCGTGGGACGACGTATTTACTAAGACCCCAAGGTCGGGGACTCCGAAAGGGCCGAAGCCTTGA